From Flavipsychrobacter sp., a single genomic window includes:
- a CDS encoding phage minor head protein: MAIAVNRHIIALTKADKLFDRIAKEVYEGKLDGEQLDEELNNFVATHLMNGVTEGYGKGFAEVDYNTPDAEMMARLEQDVYWFSSAKTYNELVELNLALVDDSGAIRSFVDFKQAAAAIHDRYNVRYLQTEYNQAIASSQMAGKWVRIQEDKEILPLLRFNTVGDKRVRPEHAMLEGITKPVDDPFWDTYYPPLSWNCRCDVDQVAEGNITPDDKVRTPELPDVFKDNVGKKGIVYPKEHPYHELPDVVDKIRINQKAAELLNKNTQAYHHLQSFKNGGRVEVHSLADKSDLEYNIDLSTEIARKGRKMRIRPHSTLEGVKNPEIEHKGLTGDFKETKASGSSNALQSHIKSAAKQKADSVWLYLTHEDLTINNIKKGLYASLHNPTWNKTIKKVMLIYKDFEVVELDRKEIANWSFVKKLREP; encoded by the coding sequence CACTTACTAAAGCTGACAAACTATTTGACCGTATTGCCAAAGAGGTGTATGAGGGCAAACTGGATGGTGAGCAACTAGATGAGGAGCTCAACAACTTTGTGGCAACACACTTGATGAATGGTGTAACTGAGGGCTACGGTAAAGGATTTGCTGAGGTAGACTACAACACGCCCGATGCAGAGATGATGGCGCGATTGGAGCAAGATGTGTATTGGTTTAGCTCTGCTAAAACATACAATGAATTGGTGGAGCTCAATTTGGCACTTGTAGATGATAGTGGCGCAATACGCTCTTTTGTAGATTTCAAACAAGCAGCAGCAGCTATACATGACAGGTATAATGTGAGGTATCTGCAAACAGAATACAACCAAGCCATTGCCTCCTCTCAAATGGCAGGCAAGTGGGTGAGAATACAAGAGGATAAGGAAATATTGCCCCTGCTCAGGTTTAATACCGTAGGCGACAAAAGAGTGAGACCTGAGCACGCTATGTTGGAAGGTATCACCAAACCTGTTGATGACCCTTTTTGGGATACTTATTACCCGCCACTTAGTTGGAATTGCAGATGTGATGTTGACCAGGTTGCAGAGGGCAATATCACGCCCGATGATAAAGTGCGCACCCCTGAGCTCCCTGATGTGTTTAAAGACAATGTTGGCAAAAAGGGCATTGTATACCCTAAAGAGCACCCTTACCATGAGCTCCCTGATGTGGTGGATAAAATACGCATCAACCAAAAAGCTGCTGAGCTCCTCAATAAGAACACACAGGCATATCATCACCTGCAATCATTCAAGAACGGGGGGCGTGTAGAGGTACACTCTTTGGCTGATAAGAGTGATTTGGAATACAACATAGACCTGAGCACAGAAATAGCCAGGAAGGGGCGCAAAATGCGCATAAGACCACACTCAACGCTAGAGGGTGTTAAAAACCCTGAGATTGAGCATAAGGGGCTAACTGGAGACTTTAAAGAGACTAAGGCATCAGGTAGCTCCAACGCCTTACAATCGCATATTAAATCGGCTGCAAAACAGAAAGCTGATAGTGTTTGGCTATACCTAACACATGAGGACTTAACCATCAACAATATCAAAAAGGGACTATACGCATCACTGCACAACCCTACATGGAATAAGACGATTAAAAAGGTGATGCTGATATATAAAGATTTTGAAGTGGTAGAGCTTGACCGAAAGGAGATAGCCAACTGGAGCTTTGTAAAGAAGCTAAGAGAACCATAA
- a CDS encoding M15 family metallopeptidase — protein sequence MMKQDAITLKRIELLHPALREEAKKIYAEICQALQGRAMCRFSHTLRTFKEQDALFAKRPKVTNARGGQSFHNYGCAIDIVLLKDTDGNGTYETASWETNVDFDGDGKADWMEVVAIFEKHGWQWGLINRKGKRYDLPHFQKTFGHKHYSTLLAKYQAKDFIPGTTYVNL from the coding sequence ATGATGAAACAAGATGCAATAACACTCAAAAGGATTGAGCTGTTACACCCTGCTCTAAGAGAGGAGGCAAAGAAAATTTATGCTGAAATATGCCAGGCTTTACAAGGGCGAGCCATGTGCAGATTTTCGCACACACTTAGAACATTCAAAGAGCAGGATGCTCTATTTGCTAAACGCCCGAAAGTGACCAACGCTAGAGGTGGTCAAAGCTTTCACAACTATGGTTGTGCTATTGACATAGTGCTACTAAAAGACACAGACGGCAATGGCACATATGAGACTGCTAGTTGGGAGACCAATGTGGACTTTGATGGAGATGGCAAAGCAGACTGGATGGAAGTGGTTGCCATATTTGAAAAACATGGATGGCAATGGGGGCTCATAAACAGGAAAGGCAAACGGTATGACTTGCCTCACTTTCAAAAAACGTTTGGGCATAAACATTATAGCACACTCTTAGCAAAATACCAGGCTAAGGACTTCATACCAGGTACTACATATGTAAACCTTTAG
- a CDS encoding phage tail tape measure protein, whose protein sequence is MNTSVKYSFEEKGFDKLDKIDRILERFDDNLVSADRHLDKLNRTQLRTNKHIDNFNNIGGRQMQLVDGLATRIPFLGEAAGALVNPYTAAALAVAALGAALFKAGKEAQGWERMMAKINVTAQLSRIELTRLSTKIRDIGDDYITSLIEVPDAFNQIISGIGEVPKSLDILDKSLKASQAGFTDVKLTAEAAVNVMNSVGDVDAKETFDTLFATLRIGKTEFRDIAQYLPKIIPYSNQLGLSFKETAAGFALFTKTGQSAEYSTTLLQNAYKSLADQKKRQQIEKLVKVFDDTGKMRSMVDIVEDMDAKFEGLSDKARIEKLGKLGLDSEAASAFSIYIKNAELFENINKEIQTSSEGVGALETAYNNAANGLNKWDVIQNKLNSKIIALGEKVTPIFDKVADKIIRIIDWIDEAEEHTGVFSAAIETLGKVLGYTIKIATAPLRFMLKQFELIGMAADKLGIKIEGGANLGSKALNFLLRVTKSLFEVAGDVYDILGDIFTFNFGNLKDDFGELKKDITNFAKEEHKVFDVAEPKQYSNFLPGNAPDKMAQYISQTPTNNSNTTTPVVPSAPSAESEMQTIAKGGNQTQNITVRIDKGVSIEQIVMNSVRDVAEIRRIFEEMLTRIERDVSLSIR, encoded by the coding sequence ATGAACACATCCGTAAAATACAGCTTTGAGGAGAAAGGATTTGATAAGCTTGATAAGATAGACAGAATACTGGAGCGATTTGATGACAACCTAGTGAGTGCAGACCGCCACTTGGATAAGCTCAACCGTACACAGCTAAGAACCAATAAGCATATTGACAACTTCAACAACATAGGAGGTAGGCAAATGCAATTAGTAGACGGCTTAGCTACTCGTATTCCTTTCTTAGGAGAGGCAGCAGGCGCATTGGTCAACCCATATACAGCAGCAGCATTAGCCGTTGCAGCATTGGGGGCTGCACTATTCAAAGCAGGCAAAGAGGCTCAGGGATGGGAGCGCATGATGGCAAAAATAAACGTCACGGCACAACTCTCTAGGATAGAGCTTACCAGGCTTAGCACCAAGATTAGAGATATAGGTGACGATTATATCACCTCCCTTATTGAAGTGCCTGACGCTTTCAATCAAATCATCTCAGGCATTGGTGAAGTACCCAAATCATTAGACATTTTGGATAAGTCACTAAAAGCCTCGCAGGCTGGTTTTACGGATGTGAAATTGACGGCTGAGGCAGCAGTAAATGTAATGAACAGTGTGGGCGATGTAGATGCCAAAGAGACCTTTGACACGCTCTTTGCTACGCTAAGAATAGGTAAGACTGAGTTTAGAGATATAGCGCAATACCTGCCTAAAATCATCCCTTACTCTAACCAGTTGGGGCTCTCCTTCAAAGAGACGGCCGCAGGCTTTGCTTTATTTACTAAAACAGGACAAAGTGCTGAATATAGTACTACACTATTACAAAACGCCTATAAGTCTTTAGCCGACCAAAAGAAAAGGCAACAGATAGAGAAGCTTGTTAAAGTGTTTGATGACACTGGCAAGATGAGGAGCATGGTGGATATTGTGGAGGATATGGATGCCAAGTTTGAAGGGCTGAGCGATAAAGCAAGAATTGAGAAGCTAGGCAAGTTAGGGCTCGACAGTGAGGCTGCATCTGCTTTCTCCATATATATCAAAAACGCAGAGTTATTTGAAAACATCAACAAAGAGATACAAACGAGCTCTGAGGGTGTTGGCGCACTAGAAACGGCATATAACAATGCTGCAAACGGTCTCAACAAATGGGACGTGATACAAAACAAGCTCAACAGTAAAATCATTGCACTAGGCGAAAAGGTAACACCGATTTTTGATAAGGTAGCGGATAAAATAATCCGCATCATAGACTGGATAGATGAGGCTGAGGAGCACACCGGTGTATTTAGTGCAGCCATTGAAACATTGGGAAAAGTACTAGGCTATACAATCAAAATTGCGACTGCACCCTTACGTTTTATGCTCAAGCAGTTTGAACTTATTGGCATGGCTGCTGATAAGCTAGGCATTAAAATAGAGGGAGGTGCCAACCTTGGTAGCAAAGCTTTAAACTTTCTACTACGTGTCACCAAAAGCCTCTTTGAAGTGGCAGGAGATGTGTATGATATATTGGGGGATATTTTCACCTTCAACTTTGGCAATCTAAAAGATGATTTTGGGGAACTCAAAAAAGACATCACCAACTTTGCCAAAGAGGAGCATAAGGTGTTTGATGTGGCAGAGCCTAAACAATACAGCAACTTCTTACCAGGTAACGCACCTGATAAGATGGCGCAATACATATCTCAAACGCCAACTAACAACAGCAATACCACCACACCCGTTGTACCATCTGCACCATCTGCTGAGAGCGAAATGCAGACCATAGCCAAAGGAGGCAACCAAACACAAAACATAACGGTGCGTATAGACAAAGGTGTGAGTATAGAGCAAATAGTAATGAATAGCGTGAGAGACGTGGCAGAGATAAGACGAATATTTGAGGAGATGCTCACCCGTATAGAGCGCGATGTATCACTATCAATAAGGTAA
- a CDS encoding phage virion morphogenesis protein, translating to MPIKKRGKSIAQQRKEFKRLQRQLPTIVGNEAVNFFKQSFKRQGFIDEHYRRWKDRKDKSKSSRGRKILVKSGRLRRSIRITKKGRNYVEVGTNVPYAQIHNEGGTVRKEVRVREHTRRSAAGSTRTARKSRTRKKTTVKAHSRKMNLTQEQRQFIGKSKFFNKRIHKLITRHLRHIFND from the coding sequence ATGCCCATAAAAAAAAGAGGCAAGAGCATTGCCCAACAACGAAAAGAGTTTAAAAGACTGCAACGGCAACTCCCTACCATAGTAGGCAATGAGGCAGTGAACTTTTTTAAACAGAGCTTTAAACGCCAGGGCTTTATTGATGAGCACTATAGAAGATGGAAGGACAGGAAAGATAAGAGCAAAAGCAGCAGAGGCAGAAAGATACTAGTGAAGAGTGGCAGACTAAGGAGGAGCATAAGGATAACTAAGAAAGGCAGAAACTATGTAGAGGTAGGCACTAATGTACCCTATGCACAAATACATAATGAAGGGGGCACAGTACGCAAAGAGGTAAGGGTGCGAGAGCATACCAGGCGTAGTGCAGCAGGTAGTACCAGGACAGCAAGAAAAAGCAGAACAAGAAAGAAAACAACCGTAAAGGCACACAGTAGAAAAATGAACCTCACACAGGAGCAACGACAGTTTATTGGTAAGAGCAAGTTTTTTAACAAGCGCATACACAAACTAATAACACGCCACCTGAGGCATATATTTAACGATTAA